In Lycium ferocissimum isolate CSIRO_LF1 chromosome 7, AGI_CSIRO_Lferr_CH_V1, whole genome shotgun sequence, the sequence GGTTTTGAATTTCTAATTCTTCCAACCGTATTTCTTTACCCAATTAAAACCGTCAACgccttttctctctctctctttttttttttccgattttttAACTGTTTTTGTAATCCCTCGGTtcataataaatattatttttagcTTATTACGTGACACTCTTTAAGAAATTACTTACtcgtaaaaaattaaaagtgtttttactaacttactcCTAATCAAATTTTATCACTTTGTAAGTTACTCTTTCCTAAAAAAGctacttaatgattcttgattatacAAAATAAGGGTTATTTTAGAAGAATAAGACCGATTTCTTTTTGAAATCCTAcaacaccacttattttgaaacaaaatgaaaaacttAAAACACCATTTATTTAGAAACATAAGGAGTATCACTTTGAGTTTGACTAATCTAACTCGCATTAGAAAATTCATTTAGGAAGTAAAACTTTCttacaaaatttcattttttatggtAAATGTTTCTTACCAAAAGCAATTTTATCTTCAGCTTGAGAcctaattaaataaaatgagatACTCATGGCACCCATACCTTTGACggtaatcaaatatatatattaaataaaagtTCAGACATACTTTTACaagttttataataaaatttacgaAAAGCCGATTTGAGTCTCAAattttatactccctccatcatAAACTAATAAAAGATGCTCATGAAATTAAGCAAGCAAAAGAGTATACTAGTATGAGCAAAATAATTGATTGTAGCTTTTGTATATTACCAATAACATATCAGCCAGAATCAAGTATGTTTAAGTGAATTAAAAGTTTTTGTATATTAACATCATGAATAGGTTAAAAacattattaaataaatttaaaaaaaaaaaagaggtaagCAGTAAGTGTAATATCGTAACAAAAAAACTTATATCTGACAGGAAATCTCTGAGAGTATTTATTTTGCCCAAAAGTACTGCTGGGAGAGGGAGCATTCTAAAAAAGATAAAGTATCTCCAATAACATATCCGATATAACAACACTAGATTTTTTGGAACCgattttttgttatattttacatatctataacagcattttacctataataacaacaaccaaatttataaaaatatgctcTTTGAAAATCATATCTGAGAGGAAGACCTCTCTATAATGTGCCTAAGATTTTTTTTCCcgatttttatgttatattttacctctctataacaaagaATAGTCAACTTTATAAAAATACCGTCTTTCTAATTTACGGATCATTCATTTATTTTTGGGGTATGTCGCTTCTAATTTCTCCTCTCCCTTAGCAGTTAAAGAGGCATACCCTTGAGGAGATAATACATGGTTGGTATCTAAAATGTGCAGTATTAATCTCAAACCATAATTTAAAAGGTTCGGATTTTTTCTTTAAGATCATGTAATTAGTGCTAATTGCTAGTAAACAAGAAAGGATTTATTGAACTCTTTAAAGTCAAACATACAAATACAACCTCAATTTCAACACAAGCAGACCATACTGTATTTTCATCAAGGTACACACAACTACACATGATTCTTTCCATAACCGTGtgaatatatttattatacaaCACAATGCTTATATCAATAAGATAGACACAACACCAACATGATCAATTTCCATAACCATGagaacttattttttaattacataatGCGTTAATCAAGTAGTAGACACAACTCCGCGATCCTTTTTCAGTAAGCAATATGCATGTGAATAATTAGGAAGCAACTTCAAGAGATGGGTAGTCAGTGTAGCCAATAACTGGATCATTAGTGTAGAAAGTGCTTCTATTGTACTTGTTAAGTGGAGCATTAACCTCAAAACGCTTAGGTAAATCTGGATTAGCCAAGAACATACGTCCAAATGAGATCAAATCTGCATAATTCTCATCTATGGCTTTGTCCCCATCAGATTTACCATAACCACCAGAAGCAATAAGTGTCCCCTCAAAAGCCTTCCTAATGGGAAGAAGACTTTTATTAGCTGTTTCTCTTGGCTCCATCACATGAAGATAGAGAACATCAAGTTTGCTTAGTGCATTCGCCATGTAAGTTGCTAGTGCTTCTGAATTTGAGTTCTTTTTGCCATCAAAAGGAGACAGTTTTATACCAACTTTATCAGCTCCAATTTCAGCTGCAACTGCTTCTACTACTTCCAGGGCAAGGTGACAACGATCCTCGATACTTCCACCATATTCATCAGTCTTATCATTGAATTCGTCAATCAGGTAGCCGCCATTTGAAGCGTTGATCTCAATTCCATCAAATCCTTTATGTCATGGGAAACTAGTTAAGCTACTAAACACTTGGAAAATAACTATAAGTATGTTGTTGAGTGAACTACTTCTCAATTT encodes:
- the LOC132064528 gene encoding LOW QUALITY PROTEIN: 12-oxophytodienoate reductase-like protein (The sequence of the model RefSeq protein was modified relative to this genomic sequence to represent the inferred CDS: substituted 1 base at 1 genomic stop codon), yielding MDANSNSAVPLCTPYKLGRFGLSHRIVFPALTRNRSYNNTPQPHVTEYYSQRATNGGLLISEAAAASDISKECPNLPGIWSEEQVEAWKPVVKGVHDKGGVFFCQIWHAGRLSVPTISALFFSGWPTSKTDTSCSSQRLXYKTYTTPLPLKSEEIPFIVHDFRIAARNAIKAGFDGIEINASNGGYLIDEFNDKTDEYGGSIEDRCHLALEVVEAVAAEIGADKVGIKLSPFDGKKNSNSEALATYMANALSKLDVLYLHVMEPRETANKSLLPIRKAFEGTLIASGGYGKSDGDKAIDENYADLISFGRMFLANPDLPKRFEVNAPLNKYNRSTFYTNDPVIGYTDYPSLEVAS